One window from the genome of Rhinolophus ferrumequinum isolate MPI-CBG mRhiFer1 chromosome 22, mRhiFer1_v1.p, whole genome shotgun sequence encodes:
- the CD1D gene encoding LOW QUALITY PROTEIN: antigen-presenting glycoprotein CD1d (The sequence of the model RefSeq protein was modified relative to this genomic sequence to represent the inferred CDS: inserted 1 base in 1 codon; substituted 2 bases at 2 genomic stop codons), with the protein MEPLPFLLLWGLPQIWGSSEVQQRNPSLRCLQISSFANSSWTRTDSSGWXGALQTHTWSNDLDTIRFLKPWSQGKLSDQQWXKLQHIFRFYRRCFSRDVQEFVKILHVDYPFELQVFAGCEVHPGSTAESFFHTAFQGRDVLSFQGNSWVPAPDAPHWVKKASKVLNQDQGTRETMQWLLNDICPQFVRGLLEAGQPELEKQVKPEAWLSSGPSPGPGRLLLVCHVSGFYPKPSXVMWIQGEQEQLGTQQSDFLPNGDFLPNADGTWYLRVTLDVAAGEAAGLTCRVRHSSLGGQDIILYWEGSHVSAGLIIMAVLLLLVSLLLIGGGLTFWFKKHSSYQDIL; encoded by the exons ATGGAGCCCTTGCCGTTTTTGCTGCTGTGGGGGCTCCCCCAGATTTGGGGAAGTTCTGAGG TCCAGCAAAGGAATCCCTCGCTCCGCTGCCTCCAGATCTCCTCCTTTGCGAACAGCAGCTGGACTCGCACAGACAGCTCAGGGT CTGGTGCGCTGCAGACCCACACTTGGAGCAATGATTTAGATACCATCCGCTTCCTGAAGCCCTGGTCCCAGGGCAAGTTAAGTGACCAACAGTGGTAGAAGCTGCAGCATATATTTCGGTTTTATCGACGCTGCTTCTCGAGGGACGTGCAAGAATTCGTCAAAATACTGCATGTAGACT ATCCCTTTGAGCTCCAGGTGTTTGCTGGATGTGAGGTGCACCCTGGGAGCACAGCAGAAAGCTTCTTCCACACTGCATTTCAAGGAAGAGATGTCCTGAGTTTCCAAGGAAATTCTTGGGTGCCAGCCCCAGATGCCCCACATTGGGTCAAGAAGGCCAGCAAAGTACTCAACCAGGACCAAGGAACCAGGGAAACAATGCAGTGGCTCCTCAATGACATCTGCCCCCAATTTGTCAGAGGTCTCCTTGAGGCTGGGCAGCCAGAACTGGAGAAGCAAG TGAAGCCGGAGGCCTGGCTGTCCAGTGGCCCAAGTCCTGGGCCTGGCCGTCTGCTGCTGGTATGCCACGTCTCAGGATTCTACCCAAAACCCTCATAGGTGATGTGGATACAGGGTGAGCAGGAGCAGCTGGGCACTCAGCAAAGTGACTTCCTGCCCAATGGTGACTTCCTGCCCAATGCTGATGGGACATGGTATCTCCGAGTAACCCTGGATGTGGCTGCTGGGGAGGCAGCTGGCCTGACTTGTCGAGTGAGGCACAGCAGTCTAGGAGGCCAGGATATCATTCTTTACTGG g AGGGAAGCCATGTGTCTGCGGGCTTGATCATCATGGCAGTACTGCTGTTGCTGGTGTCCCTCCTTCTGATCGGTGGAGGCTTAACCTTCTGGTTTAAGAAG CATAGCTCCTATCAAGACATCCTGTGA